From the genome of Spirochaetota bacterium:
CGGGACCTGTAGGCGGCATATGGCCATGTCCGCACCGCTCGGGATCGCGATTTTCTTCGCCGGGGCGCTCTGGGGGAGTTTTTTCTTCACGCTCGCGCTCAGGTTGAGCGACGAGTCCTACCGTGGAAAAACGAAGGAACTCCTGTTCACCCGTTCGCGCTGTCCGCACTGCGGGGCTCCTGTGTCCATCGCGGGACTGGTTCCGCTATTCGGCTACCTGTTTCTTCGCGGCAGGTGCGCTTCGTGCGCCGGAAATATCCTATGGTCCTATCCTGCGGCAGAGGTTGCGTTCGGTCTTGTCGCCGTCGCGGTATGCGTACGCTTCGGATTCTCGCTCGACGCGGCGTGCGTTTTTTTCGCGCTCGCGATCGCGATGTGCGTCTCAATAATCGACATTAAAACGCTTTCCATCCCCGGGTCCCTCTGCGCAATGATCGCGCTCGTATCGGTTTACCCGGTCGTCATGGACGGCATGTGGAAATCCCACCTCCTGGGCGCCGCGGGAATGTTCGTTTTTTTTGCAGTGTTCATGCTCATCTTTCCGGGAAGCTTCGGGGGGGGGGACGTCAAGTTCGCGGCGGCACTGGGTTTCCTTGCGGGCCTTGAACAGGGGGCGGTGCTGCTGGAATCGGCGCTCGTCATCGGCTCGATCGCGGGGGTGATCTACGCACTCGCATCGGGAAAGGGCCTGCGCATCAAGTTCCCCTTCGCGCCCCCGCTCACCGCGGGACTCGCGGTCTCGCTCTTCTGGGGGGACGCGATCATGCGCGCTTACCTTACGTTTTTCCCGTGAGCGGCCCTCAAGGCGTCAGGCTGGGCCGGGGGCCGATACACCGGTCGACCCGCGCATCGGCCCCCCGTAC
Proteins encoded in this window:
- a CDS encoding prepilin peptidase, with the translated sequence MAMSAPLGIAIFFAGALWGSFFFTLALRLSDESYRGKTKELLFTRSRCPHCGAPVSIAGLVPLFGYLFLRGRCASCAGNILWSYPAAEVAFGLVAVAVCVRFGFSLDAACVFFALAIAMCVSIIDIKTLSIPGSLCAMIALVSVYPVVMDGMWKSHLLGAAGMFVFFAVFMLIFPGSFGGGDVKFAAALGFLAGLEQGAVLLESALVIGSIAGVIYALASGKGLRIKFPFAPPLTAGLAVSLFWGDAIMRAYLTFFP